One Terriglobales bacterium DNA segment encodes these proteins:
- a CDS encoding thioesterase family protein, translated as MSHHSESRLRVRYAETDQMGVVYHSNYFIWFEIGRVDLLRSMGFTYRDMETEDGCFIAVVDARCRYKSPARYDDEIVVRTHLKNVRESLIHFGYEVLRPSDNTILAEGETTHIVTDAQMKKRELPQKYTDVFREAMKKAVHG; from the coding sequence ATGAGCCATCACTCCGAATCCCGTTTGCGCGTGCGCTACGCCGAGACCGACCAGATGGGCGTGGTCTATCATTCCAATTACTTCATCTGGTTTGAAATTGGCCGGGTTGACCTGTTGCGCTCCATGGGCTTCACTTATCGCGACATGGAAACCGAAGACGGCTGCTTCATCGCCGTGGTAGATGCGCGCTGCCGTTACAAGTCGCCGGCGCGCTACGATGATGAAATCGTTGTGCGCACGCACTTGAAAAACGTCCGCGAGTCGCTGATCCATTTTGGATACGAAGTGCTGCGGCCAAGTGACAACACCATACTGGCGGAAGGTGAAACCACGCACATTGTGACTGACGCGCAAATGAAAAAACGCGAGCTGCCACAAAAGTACACAGATGTATTTCGAGAGGCGATGAAAAAAGCAGTACACGGCTGA
- the hutH gene encoding histidine ammonia-lyase, with the protein MKALHINGNDLTLADVDEVVHEHRPVLLAPDAREAVDRARGVVDAIVAGNQVAYAITTGVGKLADVRIPPDQIREMQVNLIRSHCAGVGEPLSAPEVRAMMLLRANSLAKGFSGVRAVLIDTFCEMLNRRVHPVVPARGSVGASGDLAPLAHLAIALIGEGEVMIAAEDGGYHGGRIPARDALKEAGIKPIVLEAKEAVSLINGTQGMLSVGALALLAAETLVDSADVIGALTLDALRGTDVAFDARIHTVRPHPGQVRTAENLRRMLEGSGIRESHRDCARVQDAYSLRCIPQVHGAVRDSLAHCRRVIETEVNSAVDNPLVFVRKPGPRNEGLRHEDAGAKSDSHSEILSGGNFHGEPVAFALDFLGIALASLAGISERRLERMVNPALNEGLPPFLAAGAGLNSGFMMAQVTAAALASENKVLAHPASVDSITTSGNKEDYVSMGMTAAIKLKQIVANTRHVLAIEAMAAAQALDFLAPLKTSKRGLAAHTAIRSVCPSVDKDRAMSGDFERLSKLIASGKVAEALR; encoded by the coding sequence ATGAAAGCTCTTCACATCAACGGTAACGACCTCACCCTCGCCGACGTGGACGAAGTCGTCCACGAGCACCGCCCTGTCCTGCTCGCGCCCGACGCCCGCGAAGCCGTGGACCGCGCCCGCGGCGTGGTTGACGCTATCGTTGCCGGCAACCAGGTCGCCTACGCCATCACCACTGGCGTCGGCAAGCTCGCCGACGTGCGCATCCCGCCGGACCAGATCCGCGAAATGCAGGTCAACCTGATTCGCTCGCATTGCGCCGGGGTGGGCGAGCCGCTCTCCGCCCCTGAAGTCCGCGCCATGATGCTGCTGCGCGCCAACTCGCTGGCCAAGGGTTTCTCCGGCGTGCGCGCCGTGCTCATTGATACCTTCTGCGAAATGCTGAACCGCCGCGTCCACCCCGTGGTCCCGGCGCGCGGCAGCGTCGGCGCCAGCGGCGATCTCGCTCCCCTCGCGCATCTTGCCATCGCGCTTATCGGCGAAGGCGAAGTCATGATCGCGGCCGAAGATGGCGGCTACCACGGCGGCCGCATCCCCGCGCGCGACGCACTCAAAGAAGCCGGCATTAAGCCCATTGTGCTCGAAGCCAAAGAGGCCGTCTCGCTCATCAACGGCACCCAGGGCATGCTCTCGGTCGGCGCCCTGGCGCTGCTCGCGGCGGAGACTCTGGTGGATTCCGCCGACGTGATCGGCGCCCTCACCCTCGACGCGCTGCGCGGCACCGACGTCGCCTTCGATGCCCGCATTCATACCGTCCGCCCGCATCCCGGCCAGGTGCGCACCGCGGAGAACCTGCGGCGCATGCTCGAAGGCAGCGGCATTCGCGAGTCGCACCGCGATTGTGCCCGGGTGCAGGACGCCTATTCTCTGCGCTGCATTCCGCAGGTCCACGGCGCGGTGCGCGACTCACTGGCCCATTGCCGTCGCGTGATTGAAACCGAGGTCAACTCCGCGGTGGACAACCCGTTGGTGTTTGTGCGGAAACCGGGGCCTCGAAACGAAGGGCTTCGCCATGAAGATGCAGGCGCCAAATCCGACAGCCACAGCGAAATTCTCTCCGGCGGAAATTTTCACGGCGAACCAGTGGCCTTCGCGCTCGACTTCCTCGGCATAGCGCTGGCCTCGCTGGCGGGAATTTCCGAGCGCCGCCTGGAGCGCATGGTCAATCCCGCGCTCAATGAAGGACTGCCGCCGTTTCTCGCCGCCGGCGCCGGCCTCAACTCCGGCTTCATGATGGCGCAGGTCACGGCCGCGGCGCTGGCCAGCGAGAACAAGGTGCTGGCCCATCCCGCCTCGGTGGATTCCATCACCACCTCCGGCAACAAAGAGGACTACGTCTCCATGGGCATGACCGCCGCCATCAAGCTCAAGCAGATCGTCGCCAACACGCGCCACGTGCTCGCCATCGAGGCCATGGCCGCCGCGCAGGCGCTCGATTTTCTGGCGCCGCTCAAGACCAGCAAGCGCGGACTGGCCGCTCACACCGCCATCCGCTCCGTCTGCCCCAGCGTGGACAAAGACCGCGCGATGTCAGGCGATTTCGAACGTCTCTCCAAGCTGATCGCCAGCGGAAAAGTGGCCGAAGCGTTGCG
- a CDS encoding enoyl-CoA hydratase-related protein has translation MSFRNLQLAHDGPIATVTLNRPEKRNALSFELLDEFMSALDDVERSPAQVLMVTGAGKAFCAGLDLEELKSLLGKTHDQNVQDSAKMARIFRRIYEFPKSTIAAVNGAAIAGGTGIATMCDFTLAIPEAKFGYTEVRIGFVPAIVSSILVWQVGHKIARDLLMTGRLFDAAEAHRYGLVNEVVEPERLMARARELADQLLENSPSSVRATKKLVNSFISESLDSQIAAAVEDNARIRTTADFREGVTAFLEKRKPRWTGK, from the coding sequence ATGTCTTTCCGGAACCTCCAACTCGCGCACGACGGCCCCATCGCCACCGTCACGCTGAACCGTCCCGAGAAGCGGAACGCTCTCAGCTTCGAACTGCTTGATGAATTCATGTCGGCGCTCGACGACGTCGAGCGCTCACCCGCGCAGGTGCTGATGGTCACCGGAGCGGGCAAAGCCTTCTGCGCCGGCCTCGACCTCGAAGAATTAAAGTCGCTGCTGGGCAAGACCCACGATCAGAACGTTCAGGATTCAGCCAAGATGGCGCGCATCTTCCGCCGCATTTACGAATTTCCCAAGTCCACCATCGCCGCGGTGAACGGCGCCGCCATCGCCGGCGGCACGGGCATCGCTACCATGTGCGACTTCACGCTCGCCATCCCGGAAGCCAAGTTCGGCTACACCGAAGTACGCATCGGCTTCGTCCCCGCGATCGTCTCTTCCATTCTGGTCTGGCAGGTCGGACACAAGATCGCGCGCGACCTGCTGATGACCGGGCGCCTCTTCGACGCCGCTGAAGCCCATCGCTACGGACTGGTCAACGAGGTAGTCGAGCCGGAGCGGCTGATGGCCCGCGCTCGCGAACTCGCCGACCAATTGCTCGAGAACAGTCCGTCATCCGTGCGCGCTACCAAGAAGCTGGTGAACAGTTTTATATCTGAATCGCTGGACTCGCAGATCGCGGCCGCGGTGGAAGACAATGCCCGCATTCGGACAACCGCCGACTTCCGCGAGGGCGTCACCGCATTTCTCGAGAAGCGCAAGCCGCGCTGGACCGGCAAATGA
- a CDS encoding hydroxymethylglutaryl-CoA lyase produces MAESVKIIECPRDAWQGLKKQVPTETKAAYLNALVSAGFKHIDAVSFVSPKAVPQMADSEKVLEELDPPDDVEIIAIVVNEKGVERAIATNAVRTVGFPYSVSPTFLQKNQNQTLEDAIDELEKIEKKADEAGLNTVVYISMAFGNPYGDDWNIGEVVEAVALLESSDIKMISLADTVGVATPEQIRELVGAVLAKYDYLEVGVHLHSRPEQATDKILAAYDAGCRRFDSALGGLGGCPFAQDELVGNIPTERVLEALKQRKVPPPIVRSLDPLLKISAEIAAKYS; encoded by the coding sequence GTGGCTGAGTCCGTCAAGATCATCGAGTGCCCGCGCGACGCCTGGCAGGGCCTGAAGAAACAGGTCCCCACCGAGACTAAGGCCGCCTATCTGAACGCGCTTGTGAGCGCCGGATTCAAGCACATTGATGCTGTCTCGTTTGTCTCGCCAAAAGCCGTGCCGCAGATGGCAGATTCGGAAAAAGTGCTCGAGGAGCTCGATCCGCCGGACGACGTTGAAATCATTGCCATCGTAGTCAATGAAAAAGGCGTGGAACGCGCTATCGCGACCAACGCGGTCCGCACTGTCGGCTTCCCCTATTCCGTCTCGCCTACATTCCTGCAGAAGAATCAAAATCAGACTCTGGAAGACGCCATTGACGAGTTAGAGAAGATCGAGAAGAAAGCTGACGAAGCCGGGCTCAACACGGTAGTTTATATTTCCATGGCATTCGGCAATCCCTATGGCGATGACTGGAACATCGGCGAGGTGGTCGAGGCAGTCGCGCTTCTTGAATCCTCCGACATAAAAATGATTTCCCTGGCTGATACCGTGGGCGTGGCGACGCCCGAACAAATCCGCGAGCTGGTCGGGGCGGTGCTGGCGAAATACGATTACCTGGAAGTTGGCGTTCACCTGCACAGCCGGCCCGAGCAGGCGACGGACAAAATTCTGGCCGCGTATGATGCCGGTTGCCGACGCTTCGATTCCGCGCTCGGGGGTCTTGGCGGTTGTCCTTTCGCACAGGACGAGCTGGTGGGAAATATTCCCACCGAGCGCGTGCTCGAAGCATTGAAGCAGCGTAAAGTTCCTCCGCCAATCGTCAGGTCACTGGATCCGCTGCTGAAGATCTCGGCAGAAATCGCGGCCAAGTATTCGTAG